In Candidatus Vicinibacter proximus, the following are encoded in one genomic region:
- a CDS encoding sigma-70 family RNA polymerase sigma factor yields MRQLKITKSITNRESQSLEKYLQEIGKVDLLTPEEEVELAKQIKQGDQISLEKLTKANLRFVVSVAKQYQNQGLSLSDLINEGNLGLIKAAQRFDETRGFKFISYAVWWIRQSILQALAEQSRIVRLPLNKVGSLNKINRAFSELEQEFEREPSAEELATVLEIPTEEVETTLGVAARHVSMDAPFVEGEDNSLLDVLENDSTPATDSVLEYKDSLRKEIERALGTLTDRQADVIKLYFGIGVEHPESLEDIGDKFGLTRERVRQIKDKAINKLRSTTRSKLLKQYLGS; encoded by the coding sequence ATGCGGCAATTAAAAATCACCAAATCAATTACTAATCGGGAGAGTCAATCTCTTGAAAAATATTTACAAGAAATAGGAAAAGTTGACCTGCTGACTCCTGAGGAAGAGGTTGAATTGGCCAAACAAATCAAACAAGGTGATCAAATTTCTCTGGAAAAGTTGACAAAAGCAAATTTGAGGTTTGTAGTTTCAGTAGCAAAGCAATACCAAAACCAAGGTTTATCCCTATCCGATTTGATCAATGAAGGAAATCTGGGACTTATTAAGGCTGCCCAACGTTTTGATGAAACCAGAGGATTTAAGTTTATTTCCTATGCTGTGTGGTGGATACGTCAATCCATCCTGCAGGCGCTTGCTGAACAAAGCCGTATTGTAAGACTTCCTTTGAATAAGGTTGGATCGTTGAATAAAATTAACAGGGCATTTTCTGAATTGGAACAAGAGTTTGAGCGGGAACCTTCTGCCGAAGAATTGGCAACAGTCCTTGAGATTCCTACAGAAGAGGTTGAGACAACCTTAGGTGTTGCAGCACGACACGTTTCCATGGATGCCCCATTTGTGGAAGGAGAAGACAATTCATTGCTGGATGTTTTAGAAAATGACAGCACACCTGCCACAGATTCTGTACTAGAATATAAGGATTCACTTAGAAAAGAAATAGAACGTGCTCTTGGCACTTTGACAGACAGACAAGCTGATGTAATCAAATTGTATTTTGGTATCGGTGTAGAGCATCCGGAATCATTGGAAGATATCGGTGACAAATTTGGATTAACCCGTGAAAGAGTTAGACAGATTAAAGATAAGGCCATCAACAAGTTACGCTCCACTACAAGGAGTAAATTGTTAAAACAATATTTAGGTAGCTAA
- a CDS encoding SDR family NAD(P)-dependent oxidoreductase produces MKSILITGISTGIGHYLAHQLCPYFKVFGTVRTDIDKSRLEAEGANFEIIIMDISDPDSIASAFVELGLILQGKKLYGLINNSGIAIPGPLPYLSMSKFEYQLNVNVIGQLRVIQKAFPFLLNSASEGSRIINISSVSGMIGAPFLGAYVASKFALEGMSDSLRRECALLGIKVIIIEPGPIKTLIWQKNLGIADSFKHTPFYKYMEKADELIKATEENALPLSAIKKPILNALQSNRPRNRYVVHKKPLFVRLAAYFLPSKYLDYMVLNNLKSGKHKIRPV; encoded by the coding sequence ATGAAATCCATATTAATTACAGGTATAAGTACCGGTATTGGGCATTACCTGGCTCACCAGTTGTGTCCATATTTTAAAGTTTTTGGAACGGTTCGTACAGATATCGATAAATCCAGACTGGAAGCGGAGGGCGCCAATTTTGAAATCATCATCATGGACATTTCAGATCCCGATTCTATTGCATCAGCATTCGTAGAATTAGGACTAATACTTCAAGGTAAAAAGTTATATGGTCTGATCAATAACTCTGGTATTGCAATTCCTGGTCCGCTGCCATATCTTTCAATGAGTAAATTTGAATACCAATTGAATGTCAATGTAATTGGTCAATTGAGAGTAATCCAAAAAGCCTTTCCGTTTTTGTTAAATTCCGCATCCGAGGGATCCAGAATAATTAACATAAGCTCTGTTTCCGGAATGATAGGAGCCCCATTTTTAGGTGCTTATGTGGCATCAAAATTTGCATTAGAGGGAATGTCTGATAGTCTGAGAAGAGAATGTGCCCTTCTTGGCATAAAGGTTATTATAATTGAGCCCGGGCCCATTAAAACACTGATTTGGCAAAAAAATCTTGGAATTGCAGATTCATTCAAACATACTCCATTCTACAAATACATGGAAAAGGCCGATGAACTCATAAAAGCCACTGAAGAAAATGCACTACCTTTGTCGGCTATTAAAAAACCAATTTTAAATGCACTTCAATCAAATAGACCCAGGAACAGATATGTTGTGCATAAAAAGCCATTGTTCGTTAGGCTTGCGGCATATTTTTTGCCATCCAAGTATTTGGACTATATGGTGTTAAATAACTTAAAATCAGGTAAGCATAAAATTCGACCCGTGTAA
- the smpB gene encoding SsrA-binding protein SmpB: protein MKSPEIINRKATHLYQFIQSYEAGIMLKGTEVKSIRDGRANLSDAYCIFESGELWIKNLHISEYDAGAHNNHEPKRSRKLLLNKLELRKLERRVSEKGMAIVPYRIYFNERGITKVEIALATGKKSFDKRESIKEKDQKRDMDRAIKSY from the coding sequence ATGAAAAGCCCTGAAATAATAAATAGAAAAGCAACTCACCTATATCAGTTCATTCAGAGTTATGAGGCCGGAATTATGCTTAAAGGGACAGAGGTTAAGTCCATTCGTGATGGACGGGCCAATCTCAGCGATGCATATTGTATTTTTGAATCTGGTGAATTGTGGATTAAAAACCTCCACATTTCTGAATATGATGCGGGAGCGCATAACAATCATGAGCCGAAAAGAAGCAGAAAGCTTTTGTTGAATAAGCTTGAGTTAAGAAAACTGGAAAGGCGAGTTTCCGAAAAAGGCATGGCCATAGTTCCCTACAGAATATATTTTAATGAACGAGGAATTACAAAAGTAGAAATTGCCCTTGCAACAGGTAAGAAGTCTTTTGATAAGAGAGAGTCAATTAAAGAGAAAGACCAAAAAAGAGATATGGACAGGGCTATTAAAAGTTATTGA
- a CDS encoding GWxTD domain-containing protein, with amino-acid sequence MKIQLCLWLMLLNINNAFGINADVQHYNFYIDGVHYTEVVYYLPTTGLKSTYYSDSSFHNSIGLTLLLKKGSQIIKAEKLHLESPRYHQRKPLIHVIRWPLPPGNYLLESTIYDAQNSSQEITLLSSVDVPDYQISVALSDLQLFSICRNTKDTSLMNTKNGFYYEPLPYQFVDRNQNVLYTYLESYHTNKIKRENYFIKYKLFELDSNSNNKLVDEWIYRKDHKERDIILNTRDISQIPSGKYLLKVYLIDRNDFIYDSSAAEFDRYNPFWDKLIYLSYASKKDEQYFSQLSDDSVYISLKSLYPIISSNEQGFIDYLINNNRLAEKRNYLYSYWRENYADSAYYAYSMYMEEVRKVDQMFRSGFGRGFESDRARIYLRYGKPIEVFKEDQDSGAFPYEIWKYDKIKKTGQNNVKFIFYNSDLGGSNYRLLHCNAYGERKNEKWELELYRKVNDEYEGENPFDATGVKRTFSRRAREYFEE; translated from the coding sequence ATGAAAATTCAATTGTGTCTTTGGTTAATGTTATTGAATATAAACAATGCATTTGGAATCAATGCGGACGTCCAACATTACAATTTTTATATAGATGGTGTTCATTATACCGAAGTAGTCTATTATTTACCCACTACAGGACTAAAATCTACATATTATTCTGACAGTAGTTTTCATAACAGCATAGGGCTGACACTACTTTTAAAAAAAGGTTCCCAGATCATTAAAGCTGAAAAATTGCATCTGGAAAGCCCAAGGTATCACCAACGAAAACCATTAATACATGTAATTAGGTGGCCATTACCTCCTGGTAACTACTTATTGGAAAGCACCATTTATGATGCTCAAAATTCTTCACAAGAGATCACCCTCTTATCCTCAGTTGATGTTCCTGATTACCAAATTAGCGTTGCATTATCAGACCTTCAATTGTTTTCAATTTGTCGAAATACAAAAGACACTAGTTTGATGAATACAAAAAACGGCTTTTATTATGAACCCCTACCCTATCAATTTGTAGACAGGAATCAAAATGTCTTATATACTTATTTGGAAAGTTATCACACCAATAAGATTAAAAGGGAAAATTATTTTATTAAATATAAATTATTCGAGTTGGATAGTAACTCAAATAATAAATTAGTGGATGAATGGATTTACCGCAAAGACCATAAAGAGCGAGATATCATTTTAAATACAAGAGACATTAGTCAAATTCCTTCAGGCAAATATCTTTTAAAAGTCTATTTAATAGACAGGAATGATTTTATCTATGATTCAAGTGCTGCTGAATTTGATCGATACAATCCTTTTTGGGATAAGTTAATCTATTTGAGCTATGCTTCAAAAAAGGATGAGCAATATTTTAGTCAACTCTCAGATGACAGTGTATACATTTCCTTAAAATCACTTTACCCGATTATTTCGAGTAATGAACAAGGCTTTATTGATTATTTAATCAACAATAACCGATTGGCAGAAAAGCGGAACTATCTGTATAGTTATTGGCGTGAAAACTATGCAGATTCTGCCTATTATGCATATTCCATGTATATGGAAGAAGTAAGAAAAGTGGATCAGATGTTTCGATCAGGGTTTGGAAGAGGATTTGAATCAGACCGTGCGAGAATTTACCTAAGGTATGGAAAACCAATTGAAGTATTTAAAGAAGATCAAGATAGTGGAGCATTTCCTTATGAAATTTGGAAATATGACAAAATTAAAAAGACCGGACAAAATAATGTAAAATTCATTTTTTACAATTCTGATCTTGGAGGCAGCAATTACAGGTTACTTCACTGCAATGCATATGGGGAAAGGAAAAACGAAAAATGGGAACTTGAGTTATACAGAAAAGTTAATGATGAATATGAAGGGGAAAACCCGTTTGATGCAACAGGCGTAAAAAGAACATTTAGTAGAAGAGCCAGAGAATACTTTGAAGAATAA
- the rplS gene encoding 50S ribosomal protein L19 gives MDLIKYVEDQLLDVSRIPSFESGDTIVISYKIIEGNKERIQDFRGDVINIRGEGKNKSFTVRKVSNGVGVERIFPFSSLNIVEIKVVKKGHVRRAKLFYIRGLSGKKARIKEANISK, from the coding sequence ATGGATTTGATAAAATATGTTGAAGATCAATTACTTGACGTAAGCCGTATTCCCAGTTTTGAATCCGGAGACACCATAGTAATTAGTTACAAAATTATTGAAGGTAACAAAGAGAGAATCCAGGATTTCAGGGGTGATGTAATCAACATTCGTGGAGAAGGAAAAAACAAGTCCTTCACAGTGCGTAAAGTTTCAAATGGTGTTGGTGTTGAACGTATTTTTCCATTTTCTTCTCTAAACATAGTGGAAATAAAGGTTGTGAAGAAAGGCCATGTAAGAAGGGCTAAGTTATTCTACATCCGGGGATTATCCGGTAAGAAAGCCAGAATCAAAGAGGCTAACATTTCAAAATAA
- a CDS encoding glyceraldehyde-3-phosphate dehydrogenase produces the protein MNANPLDHQSALQEWREKEKQALELSKLVGELRFDRSIEIVLFRRDLFDIRPSEIINIHLFSKNYIDKPITVDLTLSIVKVISHIPDLNPSKIDIGRLAAEWETDKNENHKLEDFIRNKLSKGIGAEKDKDPHRDVVLYGFGRIGRLVARRLISSTGRGEQLLLKAIVIRPSMKERKEEIFKRMSLLETDSIHGNFPGTIEIFHEESLVKINGNIIHMIFANEPSEINYEDYGIKNALLIDNTGMWDTKEKLSAHLRPGIAQVILTAPGKDIPNIVVGVNQDIVDPQKENIFCAASCTTNAIVPIIQVMDHNYGITKGHIETVHAYTSDQNLLDNFHKKPRRGRGAPINMVITSTGAASAVAKVLPHLKGKLTGNAVRVPVPNVSLAILNLSLDKETNLEEILSTLRKATLVGELVEQLQYSNSNEYVSSNAVGSTVASVIDAPSTILSNDGKTVTIYAWYDNEYGYTCQVVRLAKYVAQVRRYTYY, from the coding sequence ATGAATGCAAATCCGCTGGACCATCAATCCGCTCTTCAGGAATGGCGTGAAAAAGAAAAACAAGCTTTAGAACTCAGCAAACTAGTAGGTGAACTCCGTTTTGACCGTTCCATTGAAATTGTACTCTTCAGAAGGGATCTTTTTGACATTAGACCATCTGAAATCATCAATATTCATCTTTTTTCAAAAAATTATATCGACAAACCCATTACGGTAGATTTAACCCTTTCTATAGTTAAAGTAATTTCACATATCCCGGATTTAAATCCATCTAAAATAGATATTGGCAGATTAGCCGCTGAATGGGAAACAGATAAAAATGAAAATCATAAGTTGGAAGATTTTATCCGAAATAAACTTTCGAAGGGGATTGGTGCTGAAAAAGACAAGGATCCGCATAGGGATGTTGTGCTTTATGGTTTCGGCAGGATTGGTCGATTGGTGGCTAGAAGGTTAATCAGTTCGACCGGTCGAGGGGAACAGCTTTTACTTAAAGCAATTGTGATACGACCAAGTATGAAAGAACGGAAGGAGGAAATTTTCAAAAGAATGTCCCTTCTTGAAACAGATTCCATACATGGAAATTTTCCCGGAACTATTGAGATTTTTCATGAGGAGTCGTTGGTTAAAATTAACGGTAACATTATACACATGATCTTTGCAAATGAACCTTCAGAAATCAATTATGAAGATTATGGTATTAAAAATGCATTATTGATTGACAACACAGGAATGTGGGATACGAAAGAGAAACTAAGCGCACACCTTAGACCTGGAATCGCACAAGTTATACTCACCGCTCCGGGCAAGGATATTCCAAATATTGTAGTTGGCGTCAATCAAGATATTGTAGATCCTCAAAAGGAAAATATTTTTTGTGCCGCTTCCTGTACCACAAATGCCATTGTACCCATTATTCAAGTTATGGACCATAATTATGGAATAACGAAGGGACATATAGAAACAGTTCATGCATATACCAGCGATCAAAATCTATTGGACAATTTCCATAAAAAACCAAGAAGAGGCCGAGGTGCGCCAATAAATATGGTCATAACAAGTACCGGAGCAGCATCTGCAGTTGCAAAAGTCCTTCCTCATCTAAAAGGAAAATTAACCGGAAATGCGGTTAGAGTCCCAGTACCGAATGTGTCACTTGCCATACTTAATTTAAGTCTAGACAAGGAGACCAATCTGGAAGAAATTTTGTCTACACTCAGAAAAGCAACATTGGTTGGAGAATTGGTTGAACAACTTCAGTATTCCAATTCGAACGAATATGTATCTAGTAATGCAGTAGGATCAACTGTTGCCTCCGTAATTGATGCTCCTTCCACCATTTTGAGCAACGATGGGAAAACAGTAACCATTTATGCCTGGTATGATAATGAATATGGATATACCTGCCAAGTGGTAAGACTTGCCAAATATGTAGCCCAAGTAAGGCGCTATACTTATTATTAG
- a CDS encoding M1 family metallopeptidase: MTKISIFLKLFFWAIASYLFCTDNAFSQTYSLKDSLRGALRTERDYNVLHYNLDIKLDPKDKFISGSNEITFISRSALKEIQVDLFENMKINKITLGKKSLKFRRVFDAVFIECPLSPEENAKIKIDFEGHPLVAKNAPWDGGFVWKNDSVGNPWIGVACEGIGASLWWPNKDHLSDEPESMDIWITVPKDLVAVSNGRLIGTEKSGKKDVKYHWQVGYPINNYNVTLYVGDYVNFKEEFTTISKEKLLLNYFVLRPNLEKAKEHFKQTQKVLESFEHYLGPYPFIKDGYALVESPYLGMEHQSAIAYGNKFTMGYLGGRIPGEFPVDYIILHESAHEYWGNSVSCTDHAEMWIHEGFATYMENLYIEYLYGKEAALRYLESNKKAIKNDKPLLGPKSVNYTDNPRDIYSKGAWVLQSLRYAIGNDSIWFDIFRTFYNQHKYGFAETKDFVDLVNVKTQKDFTPFLRQYLKYKELPKLVYSVSVRDNYTQIKYKLDCLEREFYVPIEFSLDGKKIKLEPKNEWKYIEFNRIFKEVKPVTKEILLDVEKV, from the coding sequence ATGACAAAAATCTCCATTTTTTTAAAATTGTTTTTTTGGGCAATAGCCTCTTATTTATTCTGTACCGATAATGCATTCAGTCAAACTTATAGTTTGAAGGATTCCTTAAGGGGGGCTTTACGAACAGAAAGAGATTATAATGTCCTCCATTATAATTTGGATATTAAACTCGACCCGAAAGATAAATTCATCAGCGGAAGTAATGAAATTACTTTTATAAGCAGATCTGCCCTGAAGGAGATCCAAGTTGATTTATTCGAGAATATGAAGATAAATAAAATCACCCTTGGAAAAAAGTCATTAAAATTCAGAAGAGTTTTTGATGCTGTTTTTATTGAGTGTCCATTGAGTCCTGAGGAAAACGCCAAGATTAAGATAGATTTTGAAGGTCATCCATTAGTGGCAAAAAATGCACCTTGGGATGGTGGATTTGTTTGGAAAAACGACAGTGTAGGGAACCCATGGATTGGAGTTGCTTGTGAGGGGATAGGGGCAAGTCTTTGGTGGCCTAATAAAGATCATCTTTCAGATGAACCTGAGAGTATGGATATTTGGATAACAGTGCCAAAGGATCTCGTTGCTGTTTCTAATGGAAGACTTATTGGTACTGAAAAGTCTGGAAAAAAGGATGTGAAATACCATTGGCAGGTTGGATACCCGATCAATAATTATAATGTGACTTTGTATGTTGGAGATTATGTAAATTTTAAAGAAGAATTTACGACAATTTCAAAGGAAAAATTGCTCTTAAATTACTTTGTACTTCGCCCAAATCTAGAAAAAGCTAAAGAGCATTTTAAGCAAACACAAAAAGTACTGGAATCTTTTGAGCATTATCTTGGACCCTACCCATTTATAAAGGATGGATATGCACTTGTAGAATCTCCATATTTAGGTATGGAGCACCAAAGTGCCATAGCATATGGCAATAAATTTACAATGGGGTATTTGGGAGGAAGAATTCCTGGAGAGTTTCCAGTGGATTATATCATACTTCATGAAAGTGCCCATGAATATTGGGGCAACAGTGTGTCTTGTACAGATCATGCAGAAATGTGGATTCATGAAGGTTTTGCTACCTATATGGAGAATCTATATATAGAATACTTGTATGGCAAGGAAGCCGCACTGAGATATCTTGAATCCAATAAAAAGGCAATTAAAAATGACAAGCCTTTACTCGGGCCGAAATCGGTTAATTACACAGATAATCCAAGGGATATATATTCAAAAGGAGCTTGGGTACTCCAGTCATTACGTTATGCTATTGGCAACGACAGTATCTGGTTTGACATATTCAGGACCTTCTACAATCAACACAAATATGGTTTCGCAGAAACCAAGGATTTCGTTGATTTGGTGAACGTTAAAACCCAAAAGGATTTTACTCCCTTTTTAAGGCAATATTTAAAGTATAAGGAATTGCCGAAATTGGTATATTCTGTTAGCGTAAGGGATAATTATACTCAAATCAAATACAAACTGGACTGCTTGGAAAGAGAGTTTTATGTACCAATTGAATTCAGTTTGGATGGAAAGAAAATCAAACTGGAGCCTAAAAACGAATGGAAGTACATAGAGTTTAATAGAATCTTCAAAGAGGTTAAACCGGTAACCAAAGAAATATTGTTGGATGTTGAAAAGGTATAA
- a CDS encoding gliding motility-associated C-terminal domain-containing protein translates to MGRSYLIFAILFLNFGALCAKHIIGGEIYYSCLSVNLANNTATYEFTLKIYRDCISQGAILDDPAKLGIYEKLSNSNFRFVNSYSVPLISSRRLASENPCIITPPSVCVEEGIYEFTATLPIIQNTYTIAYQRCCRNETISNIINPGDQGAAYTIDISPEAQKICNNSPRFKSFPPIIICEGRPLNYDHSAIDQEGDIITYEFCAPSSAGGKQGSAEGRPGGRPEDCDGVTPNPNACPPPFTLVQFRAPFFTALNPLGGNPQVSIDPLTGLITGTPNTLGQFVVGVCIKEYRNGVLLSTVRRDFQFNVITCENTLNARMQSDSVQTNDRYILNSCGDLTVNLINQSTIESNIKTYDWEFLINGQTQVFNTKNASVTFPGLGSYSGKLILNKGALDCTDSADITINILPDIHADFTYNYDTCIAGAVRFTDLSTTGSGQMTDWIWTLEQNKSVFLQNHDYIFNTPGIKATKLVVRDISGCKDSIIKDFSYYPVPPLLIINPNTFTGCNPLSVFFENLSVPIDESYDILWDFGDGKTSKEISPSHTFKDPGIYSIKLEITSPIGCYTMASYPNWINVIESPVAGFDYNPKSLSTFQKQVNLTDQSKSAEFLKYLINDRFILFDRNAQYTFKDTGVQKISQIVSRPNGCTDTLTIFIDVEPKVTYFLPNAFTPNGDGKNEEFVGVGYIEGLQDFQMSIWDRWGSQLFNSSDPLTGWNGRVNGSGDFVPPGVYVYVIQYKEPRGKIVYLKGFATVVR, encoded by the coding sequence ATGGGTAGATCTTATCTGATTTTTGCAATCCTTTTCTTAAATTTTGGTGCGTTGTGTGCAAAACACATTATTGGCGGTGAGATCTATTATTCTTGTCTTAGTGTCAATTTAGCCAATAATACTGCAACCTACGAGTTTACCTTGAAAATTTACAGGGATTGCATCAGTCAGGGTGCCATACTGGATGATCCAGCCAAGCTAGGTATTTATGAAAAATTGTCTAATAGTAATTTCAGATTTGTAAATTCCTATTCTGTTCCTTTGATTTCTTCCAGAAGATTGGCGTCAGAAAATCCATGTATTATTACGCCACCCTCTGTTTGTGTGGAAGAAGGTATATATGAGTTTACAGCAACTTTACCAATTATTCAAAATACCTATACGATTGCCTACCAAAGATGTTGCAGGAACGAAACCATTTCAAACATTATCAACCCAGGGGATCAGGGAGCCGCGTATACCATTGACATAAGTCCTGAAGCTCAAAAAATTTGTAACAATAGCCCTAGATTCAAAAGTTTCCCCCCCATTATAATTTGTGAAGGGAGACCACTAAATTATGATCATTCCGCTATTGATCAGGAAGGAGATATTATAACTTATGAATTTTGTGCGCCTAGTTCGGCAGGAGGCAAACAAGGTTCAGCTGAAGGAAGACCTGGCGGAAGACCCGAAGATTGTGATGGGGTGACACCAAATCCAAATGCCTGCCCTCCTCCATTCACATTGGTGCAATTCAGAGCTCCATTTTTTACAGCATTGAATCCACTTGGTGGAAACCCTCAGGTAAGTATAGATCCCTTGACCGGACTCATCACAGGTACACCTAACACTTTAGGCCAATTTGTGGTCGGGGTTTGCATTAAAGAATACAGGAATGGAGTTCTTTTGAGTACAGTAAGAAGAGATTTTCAGTTTAACGTAATAACCTGTGAAAATACTCTTAATGCGAGAATGCAATCCGATTCAGTTCAAACTAATGATCGTTACATCCTGAATTCCTGTGGGGATTTAACTGTAAATTTGATCAATCAAAGTACCATCGAATCCAACATTAAAACCTATGATTGGGAATTTTTAATTAATGGACAAACCCAAGTCTTTAATACAAAAAATGCATCTGTTACCTTCCCTGGACTTGGAAGTTATAGTGGCAAACTCATTTTGAATAAGGGCGCTTTGGATTGTACAGATTCTGCGGACATTACCATTAATATCCTACCAGATATTCATGCGGACTTTACATATAATTACGATACATGTATTGCCGGGGCTGTAAGATTTACAGATCTATCTACCACCGGCTCCGGCCAAATGACTGATTGGATCTGGACTTTAGAGCAAAATAAATCAGTTTTTCTTCAGAATCACGATTATATCTTTAATACTCCCGGGATTAAAGCCACCAAATTAGTAGTAAGGGATATTAGTGGCTGTAAAGATTCGATCATCAAAGATTTTTCTTACTATCCAGTACCTCCTCTGCTGATAATCAACCCAAATACTTTTACAGGATGTAACCCTCTATCTGTTTTTTTTGAAAATTTGTCGGTTCCTATTGATGAAAGTTATGATATACTATGGGACTTTGGAGATGGTAAAACCAGCAAGGAAATATCTCCTAGTCATACTTTTAAAGACCCTGGTATATATTCTATAAAACTGGAAATCACGTCGCCAATAGGATGTTACACTATGGCATCCTACCCAAATTGGATCAACGTAATAGAAAGTCCAGTTGCAGGATTTGATTATAACCCCAAAAGTTTGAGTACTTTCCAAAAACAAGTCAATCTTACAGATCAGTCCAAAAGTGCCGAATTTTTAAAATATCTGATTAACGATCGATTTATTTTATTTGACCGAAATGCACAATATACCTTTAAGGATACCGGTGTACAAAAAATCAGTCAAATTGTATCCAGGCCTAATGGTTGTACAGACACACTAACCATTTTTATTGATGTGGAGCCGAAGGTGACTTACTTTCTGCCCAATGCTTTTACCCCGAACGGAGATGGTAAAAACGAGGAGTTCGTAGGCGTTGGTTATATAGAAGGACTTCAAGACTTTCAAATGAGTATTTGGGACCGATGGGGTTCCCAACTTTTTAATTCTAGCGATCCTTTAACAGGCTGGAATGGGCGGGTAAATGGTTCAGGAGATTTTGTTCCACCAGGAGTTTATGTGTATGTTATCCAATACAAAGAACCCAGAGGCAAGATCGTGTACCTTAAGGGTTTCGCCACTGTGGTAAGGTAA
- a CDS encoding activator of HSP90 ATPase 1 family protein, whose protein sequence is MARVQFQTEFMFKASPSIIYLFVTQPTTIIRWFCDKVDNVGDHYTFSWDGDTEEATLIVDIEDEMVKYQWVDREEEFLQFRIYKTDITNETILEITDFCDDDEVQEQKDIWEVYIKKFKTFCGG, encoded by the coding sequence ATGGCAAGAGTTCAATTTCAGACAGAATTTATGTTCAAGGCCTCTCCATCGATTATTTATCTTTTTGTAACACAACCAACTACCATCATTCGTTGGTTTTGTGATAAGGTGGATAATGTGGGAGACCATTATACTTTTTCATGGGATGGTGACACAGAAGAGGCAACTCTGATTGTGGACATCGAAGACGAAATGGTTAAGTATCAGTGGGTAGATCGGGAGGAAGAGTTTCTTCAATTCAGAATTTACAAAACGGACATTACCAATGAAACCATATTGGAGATTACGGATTTCTGCGATGACGATGAAGTCCAGGAACAAAAAGACATATGGGAGGTTTATATTAAGAAGTTTAAAACGTTCTGTGGAGGATGA
- a CDS encoding L-threonylcarbamoyladenylate synthase → MVNSIFSGPFDSENEIAQIVEILNKGGLVILPTDTVWGISCVHDNKDALERLISLKGRPDTEGFILLVDSIEMLKKYSPRIHPRVETLLQYHKQPLTLISSAGPDVHHLVTASDGTVAIRVCTDPYCLEIISRLGKPIVSTTVNKIGQNVPASFHQLDSFWIENSDFVSYHRRGEQIKNVPSVMAKFDESGELEFIR, encoded by the coding sequence ATGGTAAACTCTATATTCAGCGGTCCATTTGATAGTGAGAATGAAATCGCCCAAATTGTGGAAATTCTTAACAAAGGGGGGCTGGTAATCTTGCCAACAGATACGGTTTGGGGAATTTCCTGTGTGCACGATAATAAAGATGCTTTAGAACGATTGATTAGTCTAAAAGGAAGACCTGATACCGAAGGATTTATTCTATTGGTGGATTCTATTGAAATGTTGAAAAAGTATTCACCACGGATTCATCCAAGAGTAGAAACTCTCCTGCAATACCATAAACAACCACTAACCCTTATTTCATCTGCGGGTCCTGATGTTCATCATTTGGTAACTGCTTCTGACGGAACTGTGGCCATTAGAGTATGCACTGATCCATATTGTTTGGAAATAATATCAAGGCTGGGGAAGCCAATTGTTTCGACTACAGTAAACAAAATAGGTCAAAATGTCCCTGCTTCATTCCACCAATTGGATTCATTTTGGATAGAGAATTCAGACTTTGTTTCCTATCATAGGAGAGGGGAACAAATTAAAAATGTTCCTAGCGTTATGGCAAAATTTGATGAATCAGGAGAATTGGAATTTATCAGATAA